Proteins encoded within one genomic window of Aspergillus nidulans FGSC A4 chromosome VII:
- the fahA gene encoding protein fahA (transcript_id=CADANIAT00008552) has product MASWLQIPKNSPFSLANIPFGIISSSKLSSRVPAIAIGDYALDLSKFASSGGFSQLPVIQPHLNVFNQSTLNAFAALGRPVHRQVREYIQKVFSTETPFPQILRDNAALQKEALLPLSEVTNHLPMQIGDYTDFYAGLNHAYNVGVLFRGPDNALQPNYKHLPVAYHGRASSVVTSGTPLHRPQGQILTNPAANPKLPTFSPCKKLDIELELAFFVSTPNDLGHPVHIDKAEDHIFGVVLMNDWSARDIQAWEYVPLGPFNAKNFGTTITPWVVLIDALEPFRTVGLEPGNRESLLPYLREKRADTAYDIPLEVEVTNAGGEPTVISHSNAKNLLYSFPQMLAHHTITGCNLNTGDLLGSGTISGKENQTEGSFLEQTNGKNPIKLADGSERLFLEDGDTVILRGMAGTEGNYVGFGDCAGTILPPVQLDL; this is encoded by the coding sequence ATGGCTTCGTGGTTACAAATCCCCAAGAACTCGCCTTTCTCGCTGGCAAACATCCCATTCGGTATcatttcatcatcgaagCTCTCGTCGCGAGTTCCCGCTATTGCGATCGGAGATTATGCCTTAGACTTGAGCAAATTTGCCTCGTCTGGCGGTTTCTCCCAGCTTCCCGTCATCCAGCCTCATCTGAATGTCTTCAACCAATCCACCCTGAACGCGTTCGCAGCTCTTGGTCGACCAGTGCACCGACAAGTCCGTGAATACATTCAGAAGGTCTTCAGCACAGAGACGCCTTTTCCTCAAATCCTCAGAGACAATGCAGCGCTCCAGAAAGAGGCCCTCCTGCCGCTGTCTGAGGTTACAAACCATCTCCCCATGCAGATCGGCGATTACACAGATTTCTACGCCGGCCTTAACCATGCTTACAACGTTGGAGTCCTCTTCAGGGGACCCGACAATGCCCTACAGCCAAATTATAAACATCTCCCCGTGGCTTACCATGGCCGTGCCTCGTCTGTGGTCACCTCCGGCACGCCTCTCCACCGTCCACAGGGCCAGATCTTGACGAATCCCGCGGCAAACCCTAAATTACCCACCTTCTCTCCTTGCAAGAAGCTCGATATCGAACTGGAGTTAGCGTTTTTCGTCTCAACTCCCAATGATCTAGGGCATCCGGTTCATATCGACAAAGCCGAAGACCATATCTTCGGAGTGGTGCTTATGAACGACTGGTCTGCCCGTGACATCCAGGCATGGGAGTACGTTCCTCTTGGTCCCTTTAACGCAAAGAACTTTGGCACAACGATCACCCCCTGGGTTGTCCTGATTGATGCTCTCGAGCCCTTCCGCACCGTCGGTCTAGAACCCGGAAACAGGGAGTCTCTCCTACCGTATCTGCGGGAGAAGCGGGCTGACACTGCCTATGATATCCCGCTGGAGGTCGAAGTCACCAATGCAGGCGGCGAGCCTACTGTTATCTCCCACAGCAATGCAAAGAACCTCCTGTACTCTTTCCCTCAGATGCTGGCCCACCACACCATAACGGGCTGCAACCTGAACACCGGTGATCTCCTCGGCAGTGGTACGATCTCTGGCAAGGAGAATCAGACCGAAGGCAGTTTCCTCGAGCAAACCAATGGAAAGAATCCTATCAAGCTCGCAGATGGCTCCGAGCGCTTGTTCTTAGAGGACGGTGACACTGTTATTCTGCGTGGTATGGCGGGAACTGAAGGCAACTATGTAGGGTTTGGCGATTGTGCCGGAACAATTTTGCCGCCTGTGCAGCTGGATCTGTGA